A single region of the Aurantiacibacter sp. MUD11 genome encodes:
- a CDS encoding P-II family nitrogen regulator: MKKIEAIIKPFKLDEVKDALHEVGVSGITVTEAKGFGRQKGHTELYRGAEYVVDFLPKVKLEVIVADSMAEQVVEAIAGAAKTGRIGDGKIFVSDIGTAIRIRTGEQDEAAL, encoded by the coding sequence GTGAAAAAGATCGAAGCCATCATCAAACCCTTCAAGCTCGACGAGGTGAAGGACGCACTGCACGAAGTGGGCGTGTCCGGCATCACCGTCACCGAAGCCAAGGGCTTCGGCCGCCAGAAGGGCCACACCGAACTCTACCGCGGCGCAGAATATGTCGTCGACTTCCTGCCCAAGGTGAAGCTCGAGGTAATCGTTGCCGACTCCATGGCAGAGCAAGTGGTCGAAGCGATCGCCGGTGCCGCCAAGACAGGGCGCATCGGCGACGGCAAGATCTTCGTCTCCGATATCGGAACGGCCATCCGGATCCGTACCGGAGAACAGGACGAAGCTGCCCTCTAA
- a CDS encoding lysozyme, with protein MNRKPLFDTLRRMLGRGFTRAEVEELDRAADYLSQDSVPCVPHYPSPRAVGPDGIALIKRFEGCAKIRADGMVEAYPDPGTGAEPWTIGWGATGPGIARGTVWTREACDARLEADLARYAAEVADELDGAATSQQQFDALVSFHYNTGAIATATLTRLHKAGDHDGAASEFARWCYAGGRKLKGLARRREAEARLYRLGS; from the coding sequence ATGAACCGCAAACCTCTCTTCGACACGCTCCGCCGCATGCTTGGCCGGGGCTTCACCCGGGCCGAGGTGGAAGAGCTCGACAGGGCTGCCGACTATCTGTCCCAGGACAGTGTTCCCTGTGTTCCACATTACCCCTCGCCGCGCGCCGTCGGCCCTGATGGCATTGCCCTGATCAAGCGGTTCGAAGGCTGCGCGAAAATCCGCGCCGACGGCATGGTGGAAGCCTATCCCGATCCCGGCACCGGGGCAGAGCCGTGGACCATCGGCTGGGGCGCTACCGGCCCCGGAATCGCTCGCGGCACCGTCTGGACCAGAGAGGCCTGCGACGCCCGGCTGGAGGCGGACCTGGCGCGCTATGCCGCAGAAGTCGCCGACGAGCTGGACGGTGCCGCGACCAGCCAGCAGCAGTTCGATGCGTTGGTCAGCTTCCACTACAACACCGGCGCCATCGCCACGGCCACCCTCACCCGGCTGCACAAGGCGGGCGACCATGACGGCGCGGCCAGCGAGTTCGCGCGCTGGTGTTATGCCGGTGGCCGGAAACTGAAAGGCCTCGCCCGCCGCCGCGAAGCCGAGGCCAGGCTCTACCGTCTAGGTTCCTGA
- a CDS encoding helix-turn-helix transcriptional regulator: protein MQNRLKEFREAKGWSQGELARRLGVSRQTINAVETDKYDPSLPLALRMAKLFAVSVPDLFIDDWEPEAE from the coding sequence GTGCAGAACCGCTTGAAGGAATTTCGCGAAGCGAAGGGCTGGAGCCAGGGCGAACTGGCGCGCCGGCTGGGCGTCTCGCGCCAGACCATCAATGCGGTCGAGACCGACAAGTACGATCCCTCGCTGCCACTGGCACTGCGCATGGCGAAGCTGTTCGCGGTGAGCGTGCCGGACCTGTTTATCGACGATTGGGAACCGGAGGCGGAGTAA
- the argC gene encoding N-acetyl-gamma-glutamyl-phosphate reductase, with protein sequence MAHTVFIDGGAGTTGLEIADRLKGRKEFELIKLNDDERKDPDCRRTALNFADFVILCLPDDAARDAVAMLDKASGTRVIDASTAHRTAPGWIYGFPELVGPSVVAGADRVSNPGCYPTGFLALMAPLVRAKLLPRDWPYTVNAVSGYSGGGKSLIERFRGDGSNIAFMDYGLTLDHKHLPEMQQKSGLANPPVFAPAVVPGFRGMVVEVPLPIRAMRSASPPDELRAELTRYYEDAPLITVHQEPVSEVLLHTDAAPSDRVDLHVFADSKGETARLVAVLDNLGKGASGAAVQSLNLMAGIDPLAGLRL encoded by the coding sequence ATGGCTCACACCGTCTTCATCGACGGCGGCGCCGGCACGACCGGGCTGGAGATCGCCGACCGGCTGAAGGGCCGCAAGGAATTCGAGCTGATCAAGCTCAACGATGACGAGCGCAAGGATCCCGACTGCCGTCGCACCGCGCTCAACTTCGCCGATTTCGTCATCCTCTGCCTGCCCGACGACGCCGCGCGCGATGCCGTGGCCATGCTCGACAAGGCGTCAGGCACGCGGGTGATCGACGCTTCCACCGCGCACCGCACCGCGCCCGGCTGGATCTACGGCTTCCCCGAACTGGTCGGCCCCAGCGTGGTTGCCGGGGCGGACCGGGTGTCCAATCCCGGCTGCTATCCTACCGGTTTCCTGGCGCTGATGGCGCCGCTGGTGCGCGCCAAGCTGCTGCCGCGCGACTGGCCCTACACCGTCAACGCCGTCTCCGGCTATTCGGGCGGCGGCAAGAGCCTGATCGAACGCTTCCGGGGCGATGGCAGCAACATCGCCTTCATGGACTATGGCCTGACGCTGGATCACAAGCACCTGCCGGAAATGCAGCAGAAGTCCGGCCTCGCCAATCCGCCGGTCTTCGCACCGGCCGTGGTGCCGGGCTTCCGGGGCATGGTGGTGGAAGTGCCGCTGCCGATCCGGGCGATGCGCAGCGCCTCCCCGCCCGACGAGCTGCGCGCCGAACTCACCCGCTACTACGAGGACGCTCCGCTGATCACCGTGCACCAGGAGCCGGTGAGCGAAGTGCTGCTGCACACGGATGCCGCGCCCTCCGACCGGGTGGACCTGCACGTGTTCGCCGACAGCAAGGGCGAGACCGCCCGGCTGGTGGCGGTGCTCGACAACCTCGGCAAGGGCGCCAGCGGCGCGGCGGTACAATCGCTGAACCTGATGGCGGGAATCGATCCGCTGGCCGGACTGCGTCTCTGA
- a CDS encoding DUF4163 domain-containing protein has protein sequence MFRRISCVFGPLLLAACVPADEIDDPSATASQTPEAPLPPGATSESLPVGGARQVSEETDLFIFEYSYPQAAGEIVPLARWLDVRLDRERNALATRATQGQEEARDNGFPFNTYSDSTRWEVVANLPDWLSLSADLSSYTGGAHPNYGFDTIVWDKQRNIALEPIAFFTSPAALDRALGEQLCEALNRERERRRGRPVEEHSNDPFDSCVKPDETNLLLGSTDGALFNRIGIQIAPYLAGPYAEGSYEFTFPVTAELLQTVREEYRGAFAARN, from the coding sequence ATGTTCCGACGAATCTCCTGTGTCTTTGGTCCCTTGCTGCTGGCGGCATGCGTTCCGGCAGACGAGATCGACGACCCGTCGGCTACTGCTTCGCAGACTCCGGAGGCACCCCTGCCGCCCGGTGCCACCAGCGAATCGCTGCCGGTGGGCGGGGCCAGGCAGGTGTCGGAAGAGACCGACCTGTTCATCTTCGAGTATTCCTATCCGCAGGCCGCCGGCGAGATCGTGCCGCTGGCGCGCTGGCTGGACGTGCGGCTGGACCGCGAACGCAACGCGCTGGCCACGCGGGCGACTCAGGGCCAGGAGGAAGCGCGCGACAACGGCTTCCCGTTCAACACCTACTCGGACAGCACCAGGTGGGAAGTGGTGGCCAACCTGCCCGACTGGCTGAGCCTGTCGGCGGACCTGTCCAGCTATACCGGGGGTGCGCATCCCAATTACGGCTTCGACACCATCGTGTGGGACAAGCAGCGCAATATCGCGCTTGAACCGATCGCCTTCTTCACCTCGCCCGCTGCGCTGGACCGCGCGCTGGGAGAACAGCTGTGCGAAGCGCTCAACCGGGAGAGGGAACGTCGCCGGGGCCGCCCGGTGGAGGAGCATTCGAACGATCCTTTCGATTCCTGCGTGAAGCCGGACGAGACGAACCTGCTGCTCGGCTCGACCGACGGGGCGCTATTCAACCGCATCGGCATCCAGATCGCGCCATACCTGGCGGGGCCTTATGCGGAAGGCAGCTACGAGTTCACCTTCCCGGTGACGGCAGAACTGTTGCAGACCGTGCGCGAGGAATATCGCGGTGCCTTTGCCGCGCGGAACTAA
- a CDS encoding leucyl aminopeptidase family protein has protein sequence MTITADLIQPDRGQEAIAIHLVNSETFDGFASGLSGPQRAALAAQKFTGGGYQVGIVPDGESWFAVGGVADPEELSSWCLAKLAEVLPEGTYRLAEHKPGPALFGWQTAQYRFERYTKDEKAEGPRVLLTEDVAKIDLVALEAQAASLVADLVNTPAEDMGPAALEAEAERISKECDASIEITRGDALEKGFPMVHAVGRAAERKHAPRLIQLNWGKDDHPRVAIIGKGVCFDSGGLDIKNARGMLLMKKDMGGAAHALALAELVMKANLKVRLHCVVPAVENAISSNSFRPGDVLSSRKGLTVEIGNTDAEGRLILGDALTLASEHEPELIIDFATLTGAARVAVGPDLPALFTRRDQTAEQLLEAGKAHDDAPWRLPLHDPYAEWLKSDIADTNNTHNNGFAGASVAASFLDKFVGEDIDWAHFDTFAWRPAAKPGRPKGGAALGLRAAFHALRGRYG, from the coding sequence ATGACTATCACAGCAGACCTGATCCAGCCGGACCGCGGGCAAGAGGCCATCGCGATCCACCTCGTCAACAGCGAAACGTTCGACGGTTTCGCCAGCGGGTTGAGCGGCCCGCAGCGTGCCGCGCTGGCGGCGCAGAAGTTCACCGGCGGCGGCTACCAGGTGGGCATCGTGCCCGATGGTGAAAGCTGGTTCGCGGTTGGCGGCGTCGCCGATCCGGAAGAGCTTTCCAGCTGGTGCCTGGCCAAGCTGGCCGAGGTCCTGCCGGAGGGGACCTATCGCCTTGCCGAGCACAAGCCCGGCCCGGCGCTGTTCGGCTGGCAGACCGCGCAATACCGCTTCGAACGCTACACCAAGGACGAGAAGGCTGAAGGGCCGCGCGTGCTGCTGACCGAGGACGTCGCCAAGATCGACCTCGTCGCGCTGGAAGCGCAGGCGGCTTCGCTGGTGGCTGATCTGGTCAACACCCCGGCGGAGGACATGGGCCCCGCCGCGCTGGAGGCGGAGGCGGAGCGCATTTCCAAGGAATGCGACGCCTCGATCGAAATCACCCGCGGCGATGCGCTGGAAAAGGGCTTCCCCATGGTTCACGCCGTGGGCCGGGCGGCGGAGCGCAAGCATGCACCGCGCCTGATCCAGCTCAACTGGGGCAAGGACGATCACCCGCGCGTCGCCATCATCGGCAAGGGCGTGTGCTTCGATTCGGGCGGCCTCGACATCAAGAATGCGCGCGGCATGCTGTTGATGAAGAAGGACATGGGCGGCGCGGCGCATGCGCTGGCGCTGGCCGAACTGGTGATGAAGGCGAACCTCAAGGTGCGGCTGCACTGCGTGGTGCCGGCGGTGGAGAACGCCATCAGTTCCAATTCCTTCCGCCCCGGCGACGTGCTTTCCAGCCGCAAGGGGCTGACCGTGGAAATCGGCAATACCGATGCCGAGGGTCGGCTGATCCTGGGCGATGCGCTGACCCTGGCGAGCGAGCACGAGCCGGAGCTGATCATCGATTTTGCCACCCTGACCGGCGCGGCGCGCGTTGCCGTGGGGCCGGACCTGCCCGCGCTGTTCACCCGCCGCGACCAGACCGCCGAGCAGTTGCTCGAGGCCGGCAAGGCGCACGACGACGCGCCCTGGCGCCTGCCCCTGCACGATCCCTATGCCGAATGGCTGAAGTCCGACATTGCCGACACGAACAACACGCACAACAACGGCTTCGCCGGGGCGAGCGTGGCGGCGAGCTTCCTCGACAAGTTCGTGGGCGAGGATATCGACTGGGCGCATTTCGACACCTTCGCCTGGCGTCCTGCCGCCAAGCCCGGTCGCCCGAAGGGCGGCGCCGCGCTGGGCCTGCGCGCCGCCTTCCACGCGCTGCGCGGGCGATACGGCTGA
- a CDS encoding fasciclin domain-containing protein, which produces MTFDNRLAAMAALALLLTGCGTGGNEEQSSEGEVSSATVASLLGEAENLSQVSDVLGDVGLQSVFDGNAPYTIFAPTDEVFAALDLQLDGDEMRAARVAMIREHIVPGFLTLQDIETAIDGAEGSVELQTMGTNTLTIRREVDGLLVTSSDGAEAHLVGPAESGVNGTIFPIDALLKDLEPVDQ; this is translated from the coding sequence ATGACATTCGATAACAGGCTTGCCGCCATGGCCGCCCTCGCCCTGCTGCTGACAGGATGCGGGACGGGTGGAAACGAAGAACAGTCGTCGGAGGGCGAGGTAAGCTCGGCGACGGTCGCCTCGCTGCTGGGCGAGGCGGAGAACCTGTCGCAGGTGTCCGATGTGCTGGGCGATGTCGGCCTGCAAAGCGTGTTCGATGGCAATGCCCCCTACACGATCTTCGCCCCGACCGACGAGGTGTTCGCGGCGCTGGACCTGCAATTGGACGGCGACGAGATGCGCGCCGCGCGCGTGGCGATGATCCGCGAGCATATCGTGCCCGGCTTCCTGACCTTGCAAGACATCGAGACTGCCATCGATGGCGCGGAAGGCTCGGTCGAGCTGCAGACCATGGGTACCAACACGCTGACCATCCGCCGCGAAGTCGATGGCCTGCTGGTGACCTCTTCCGATGGGGCCGAAGCCCACCTGGTCGGCCCCGCGGAAAGCGGCGTCAACGGTACGATCTTCCCGATCGATGCGCTGCTGAAAGATCTTGAACCGGTCGATCAGTAA
- the glnA gene encoding type I glutamate--ammonia ligase — protein MASAKDIVKRIKEEEIEWVDLRFTDPKGKWQHLSMCASVIDEDALEEGLMFDGSSIEGWKTINESDMILKPDCSASWVDPFSATPMLAINCDIVEPSNGELYERDPRSTAKRAEAYLKSTGIGDTVFVGPEPEFFMFDDVRFEDGYAGSGYQIDDVELPTNTGADMEMGNMGHRPRAKGGYFPVAPVDSAMDIRAEMVSTMMEMGLPMDKHHHEVAAAQHELGITFGTLTETADRVQVYKYVVQQVAHAYGKTATFMPKPIKEDNGSGMHTHMSIWKDGKPTFAGNEYAGLSETCLHYIGGVIKHAKAINAFTNATTNSYKRLVPGFEAPVLLAYSARNRSASCRIPYGSGEKAKRVEFRFPDALANPYLAFSALLMAGLDGIENKIHPGDAMDKNLYDLPPAELADVPTVCGSLREALLALRDDHDFLLKGGVFTTDQIEAYCDLKWEEVLRFETTPSPVEFDMYYSS, from the coding sequence ATGGCCAGTGCAAAGGATATCGTGAAGCGCATCAAGGAAGAGGAGATCGAATGGGTCGACCTTCGCTTCACTGACCCGAAGGGCAAGTGGCAGCACCTCTCGATGTGCGCCAGCGTCATCGATGAAGACGCCCTCGAAGAAGGCCTGATGTTCGACGGTTCGTCGATCGAAGGCTGGAAGACCATCAACGAATCCGACATGATCCTGAAGCCGGACTGCTCGGCCAGCTGGGTCGATCCGTTCAGCGCCACGCCGATGCTCGCCATCAACTGCGACATCGTGGAGCCGTCCAACGGCGAACTCTACGAGCGTGATCCGCGTTCGACCGCCAAGCGCGCCGAAGCCTACCTGAAGAGCACCGGCATCGGCGACACCGTGTTCGTCGGTCCGGAACCCGAATTCTTCATGTTCGACGACGTTCGCTTCGAAGACGGCTATGCCGGCTCGGGCTACCAGATCGACGATGTCGAGCTGCCGACCAACACCGGCGCCGACATGGAAATGGGCAACATGGGCCACCGTCCGCGCGCCAAGGGCGGCTACTTCCCCGTCGCGCCGGTCGACAGCGCCATGGACATCCGTGCCGAAATGGTCAGCACGATGATGGAAATGGGCCTGCCGATGGACAAGCACCACCACGAAGTGGCGGCTGCCCAGCACGAGCTCGGCATCACCTTCGGCACGCTGACCGAAACCGCCGACCGCGTGCAGGTGTACAAGTACGTCGTGCAGCAGGTCGCCCACGCCTATGGCAAGACCGCGACCTTCATGCCCAAGCCGATCAAGGAAGATAACGGCAGCGGCATGCACACCCACATGTCGATCTGGAAGGATGGCAAGCCGACCTTCGCGGGCAACGAATATGCCGGCCTGTCGGAAACCTGCCTCCACTACATCGGCGGTGTGATCAAGCACGCCAAGGCCATCAACGCCTTCACCAACGCCACGACCAACTCGTACAAGCGTCTGGTGCCGGGCTTCGAGGCTCCGGTGCTGCTGGCCTACTCGGCGCGCAACCGTTCGGCCTCCTGCCGTATTCCCTACGGCTCGGGCGAAAAGGCCAAGCGCGTGGAATTCCGCTTCCCCGATGCCCTGGCCAACCCGTACCTCGCCTTCTCGGCGCTGCTGATGGCCGGCCTCGACGGGATCGAGAACAAGATCCACCCGGGCGATGCCATGGACAAGAACCTGTACGATCTGCCGCCGGCCGAACTGGCCGACGTGCCGACCGTCTGCGGTTCGCTGCGTGAAGCCCTGCTGGCGCTGCGCGACGACCATGACTTCCTGCTCAAGGGCGGCGTGTTCACCACCGACCAGATCGAAGCCTACTGCGACCTCAAGTGGGAAGAAGTGCTGCGCTTCGAAACCACCCCGTCGCCGGTCGAATTCGACATGTACTACTCGTCGTAA